A genomic segment from Bartonella ancashensis encodes:
- the rpsJ gene encoding 30S ribosomal protein S10 → MSSQNIRIRLKAFDHRILDVSTREIVSTAKRTGANIRGPIPLPTRIEKFTVNRGPHIDKKSREQFEMRTHKRLLDIVDPTPQTVDALMKLDLAAGVDVEIKL, encoded by the coding sequence ATGAGTAGTCAAAATATCCGCATTCGTCTAAAAGCGTTTGATCATCGGATTCTTGATGTGTCGACGCGTGAGATTGTGTCGACTGCCAAGCGTACTGGTGCGAATATTCGTGGTCCAATTCCGCTTCCAACGCGGATTGAGAAATTTACGGTTAATCGTGGACCACATATAGATAAGAAGAGTCGCGAGCAATTTGAAATGCGCACGCACAAGCGTCTTCTTGACATTGTTGATCCAACGCCACAAACAGTAGATGCGCTTATGAAGCTCGATCTTGCTGCTGGTGTGGATGTTGAAATCAAGCTCTGA
- the rplC gene encoding 50S ribosomal protein L3, producing MRSGVIAQKLGMTRVYSDSGEHVPVTVLRLDNCQVVAQRTIEKNGYTAVQLGVGFTKIKNTSKALRGHFSRASVEPKAKIAEFRVTPDNLLDVGTEITAEHFIPGQKVDVTGVSIGKGFAGVMKRHNFGGHRASHGNSITHRAHGSTGQCQDPGKVFKGKKMAGHMGQVRVTTQNIEVVSTDVDRGLILVRGSVSGSKGGWVLVRDAIKKPLPDGVPKPAAVCCFAKEKVVDSALPVAEISEGEGVE from the coding sequence ATGCGTTCAGGTGTAATAGCACAAAAATTGGGCATGACTCGTGTTTATAGTGATTCTGGTGAGCATGTGCCAGTAACGGTACTTCGTCTAGATAACTGTCAAGTTGTTGCTCAGCGTACAATTGAAAAAAATGGTTATACTGCTGTTCAGTTAGGTGTAGGATTTACGAAAATTAAAAACACTTCGAAGGCTCTTCGTGGTCATTTTAGTCGTGCTTCAGTAGAGCCTAAGGCTAAAATTGCAGAATTTCGTGTTACACCGGATAATTTACTTGATGTTGGAACTGAAATTACGGCAGAACATTTCATTCCTGGGCAGAAAGTTGATGTAACAGGTGTGAGTATAGGTAAGGGTTTTGCTGGGGTTATGAAGCGTCACAATTTTGGTGGGCATAGGGCTTCGCATGGTAACTCAATTACGCATCGCGCGCATGGTTCAACAGGTCAGTGTCAGGATCCAGGCAAAGTATTTAAAGGTAAGAAAATGGCCGGCCATATGGGGCAGGTGCGTGTGACAACACAAAACATAGAAGTTGTTTCTACGGATGTTGATCGTGGCTTGATCTTGGTACGCGGTTCGGTTTCTGGTTCTAAAGGAGGTTGGGTTTTGGTAAGAGATGCCATAAAAAAGCCTCTTCCTGATGGTGTTCCGAAACCTGCTGCTGTTTGTTGTTTTGCGAAAGAAAAGGTGGTAGATTCAGCTCTTCCAGTAGCAGAGATTTCTGAGGGTGAGGGAGTTGAATGA